The Vibrio crassostreae genomic interval TCAGTGGAGAGGAATCTGCATTCACATCTGATTTGCAGCACCTCTTCATTGTTATGCCATTTATCTTCTTACTACAGCTTGGTCTGTCTGAGTGGGTTTGGCGTAAGCAGCGTAAACTGTCTCATAAACACATTGGCCGTCCGATTACTGCCGTCTTCTTCTTGTGTTTCATCAGCAGCCACTTGACCTACATGTGGGCTGATGCGTATTTCTATAACCCAATTACTAGCCAGAAAGCGAACTTCCCACTGTCTTACCCAATGACAGCGAAAAGCTTTATGGAAAAACATGGCCTATTAGATCGTGAAGAGTACCTTGAGCGTTTAGAAGCGAACAAAGAGAACGTAAACCTAGTTAGCTATCCGCTAGAAAAAATTCAATACAACCGCCGCAGTGATGATCTTAATATCCTGATGGTGAGTGTGAACAACCTTCGCGCTGACGCACTAAATGCGACAGCGATGCCAAACAGCTATGCTTACGCACAACAGTCGATCAACTTCACCAACCACTACAGTTCAAGTAACGATATGTTTGGTATTTTCGGCTTGTTCTACGGCCTGCCGAGCAGCTACGCAAGCAGCATAGAAGCTCAAGGGTCAAGCGCAGTATTGTTGGATGTATTAGATAATCACGATTATAAGTTTGCTGCTTTCAGTGGCGACAACTTTAGCGATTCACTTTACTCGGATATTATCTTCCGAGGCCGTGATGTGATGCCAGAGCAAGCAACTTATGATGATCAGAGTGCAATCAAAGCTTGGTCTGACTGGATTCAATCACCGCAAGCTAAGCGCCCTTGGTTTAACTTTATTGAACTGACTACACTGGATAACTTCGCCAGCTACGATTCCAGTTCAGAGTCGGACTCAACGTTAACAACAGCAGAACGTTTTGCTGCAGATTATCAAAAGTCAGCAACAGCGGCCGATGCTCAGTTAGCAACTATCTACGCTGAACTGGAACGCTTAGAGCTCGCCGACAACACAGTAGTTATCATTACCTCTAACCACGGTACTGAGTTTAACGAAACCAAAACCAACAGCTGGGGTGCAAACTCCAACTACAGTCGTTATCAGTTACAAGTACCACTGTTTATCAGCTGGCCAGGTAAGTCTGCTTCTGAATACACCCACCGTTCTAGTCATCTAGACGTATCAGTAACACTGATGCAAGAGCTATTGGGCGTATCTTCGAACCCAACGGACTTCAGTAGTGGTCGCAGCCTGTTTAATGAGCGTAAGAGAAAGTGGATCCTCGCGGGCGACTCTCGTGAACTTGCTCTTGTTACTGACAAACAAACAACGGTATTAGATAAATTTGGCAACTACAAATTGTACGACCAGAATTACAAACGCTTGAAAAACGTAAGCCCTCGCTTACCTGTGTTGATGCAAGGCCTGACTGAGCTACAGCGTTTCTACACAAAAAATGACTAAATAATCAGCACACAGAAAAGGGAAGCCAATGGCTTCCCTTTTTTATTGCCGTGAGTGATTAGAAAACAAGCAACAAAACAAAATTATGAAAATTAAGGGTTTACAAGATCCTCTGCCCCTTATATTATTCACGCCACTGGAGGGATGGCTGAGTGGTCGAAAGCACCGGTCTTGAAAACCGGCAACCGTTAATAGCGGTTCTAGGGTTCAAATCCCTATCCCTCCACCACATTAAAGAAAGCCGCTGAGAAATCAGCGGCTTTTTTGCATCTGAAGCTTTTTAAAATATAAAGCTCATCGAACAAAACTCTCTGCAGTCCCAGTTTCAAACTCATTCACTTTATACCTAGTTTTAAATTCCAAACTCAGAGTTCTAAGCTACAAGTTCCTAGTTAAAAGTCCCTAGCTGAAAGTTCTTATGCCTAAGTCACTCCCCTCATAACTTTGCCTGCAAGCCAATTAGATACTTTCTTTTTTTAATGGTACAGAAACACTTCGCGTATAACGAAAGTTAGGAATACTTGGCTTATTGAGTATTAGATTTTGTCGGCTTCTTAATAAACCGAACAATAAATAATCATTTAGAACAAAAACACCAAAAAGCGTTCATAAAAAAAGCAGTCAGTTGATAAGGGTATTTACAAGCGAAAGCCACCCTTATATTATACGCGCCATTGGAGGGATGGCTGAGTGGTCGAAAGCACCGGTCTTGAAAACCGGCAACCGTTAATAGCGGTTCTAGGGTTCAAATCCCTATCCCTCCACCACATTAAAGAAAGCCGCTGAGAAATCAGCGGCTTTTTTGTATCTAAAATTTACGTATCGGGCTTACACAGCCTTTCCACTACGCCACCTTTCGGCTCACTTCAAAGCGCCCTATCAATTGGTCTAGGCGGCTCAATGCATTACCCATTAACGAAACTCGGCGTGCGAGTTGTTTCGTCGACAGTTGTAGGTCAGAGATAGAACGTTGGGCTTTATCTGCCGTTTGTCCATTTTTCTGACTGTTCTCATCTAGGTTAGACATGGTCGTAAAGAGATCAGCTACTGCTGCTTGAATTTGCTCACTGCGGGCGTTCGAGTCAACGGTTAAATTACCTTTACTCACATTCTCAACGCCTCGCTCCATAGACTCAACAGCGCTGCGAGACTTGGTATGCAGCTCTTTCATTAGGTCACTGATATGGTTGGCGGCTTGTGAAGTTCGATCAGCTAAAGTTCTTACTTCTGAGGCAACCACAGAAAACCCTCTTCCGTGCTCACCTGCTCTTGCAGACTCTATGGCCGCGTTCAATGCCAGAAGGTTCGTCTGCGCTGTAATGTCGGTAATGATGTCTATAATGTCAGACACTTTGGTCATTTCATTATTCACCTCATTTACGCTGTGGGCTGAGCTTTCTACAATATTCCGCACAATCTCCATTCCTTCAACCGACTGATTGTATTCCTTCTCCGCATTAAGAACGGCTTTCTTCATTACTGTATCCATTTGCGTTGCCGAAACGGTCGCATGAGTAATTTCACTCTGTTGATACTGACTTAGGTCCAACATGTTGCTGAGCGCCAGTGACGCATCATCGCTGGTTTGCTTCATCACGACACTCCGACGAAACATCGATTCCGATACTTCTCTTACTTCGTGACTCGCATGAATCAAATCGCTCACCGTACTATCTAAATTGTCGATAAAGCTGTTAGTCCAACGCCCCAAATTACCAAGTTCATTATGGCTGAATGTGGTTGGATCAAGCCTCCGACTTAGGTTGCCATCACCTTCGGCTAAGGTTTGCATCACCCCTGTCATTTCATAGACTTTATTTGCTAGTGGTTTAGCACTCACTAGACGGAATAAACCGAGAGCGAGAAGCGCACACACGAACATGACACCGCTATACAAAAGAGGGGTTAACGTATAAAAGTGAGCAAGCAGTAATGGAACAGATAGAGGCAGTAACATGCAGCCGATAAAATGTTTAGATAAGGTGTAACTTAGGCTTCGATCTCTATAGACCTCTTCTAAGTCAGACTCACACATCATGCCGAAGGTGTCTGGTGAACCGTCCAGTTGAAAAGTGATACCTTTACCGATGACCGGAATGTGGCGATAGTCGGAATACCCCGGGTAACCAATAAACAGGTTGCTGCCATTTTTGATGGTTTCTCTGACACCGGGATGAAGTTGATTCGTGGCAGGATCCGTAAATCGAATCTCAAATTCAGTGTGCTGTTGGATCTTAACCGTTCCCCAATCAGTATGAATCCCTTGTTTTAAGTTCTCGCCATGTGAAAAGGTATTATCTTCAAAGCGGGAACGAGAAAGCGCGACACCTGGCTGAATTTGAGGGTCATGAAGAGAGTCGACCATAAAGATATAGTTATCACCCGACTCACTATAAATATGCCCCGCTTCTCGCTGAATAATGTCACCAATGACATCATTAGGAACACGACCACATAAGAACTGCTGAGTCCCTTCGTCCCGAGAAAAGGGCACATAAAACATCAGCGTGACTTGATCATGAAACGATGAACTCGAAGCTCCTACGTTCAACGTGCGTGGATCCATATACGGCCCGTGTAGATAACGCTTCGATGCTCCTTCGACTAAAGCCTTCTTATCTGCAAGAGTTGCTCCGATATGGTCGTGATAACTCGATGCTTGCGCGACACCTTTAGAATCGACGATCGCCAGCTCAGAGAAATCCGTGCCACGTTTAAGAAGACTTGATAATGTACTTTCCGCCTGCTCTTCCGTTCGGCTTGCCAAATAAACGGCAGAGTCTTCTAAAAAGTCCCATTGGTTCTTCACCCAATTATGAAGAAGTTGAACTCGAGTATGGGCGATACTTTCAAATGTTTGCTCGAGCTCTTCTGTCCTACTTCGATTTAGAAAATAGGCTCTACGCATTGCTAGTTTCCCTGTTGCGCCAAACCACTTAAGCCAACTGCGTTCCTTGTCCGTCAGGTTCATTTACATCCCTTGTGTTTTTATATTCACAAGGGTAAAGCAATTTACAGACCAGAATTAATCACACAAATACGTAACCAATTAATAAAAAAGTAATTTTTGCGCATCAACGTGGTGCAAGTTGTGTCTTTTTTGGTGCAACAGATACTTCTTCTTTATCACCTTTTCCATGAGGTTACAGTGGTTAATTTGAGAAGTTAATCGTAAGCATGATGAGCCGCTTTCAAAAGCTGCATGTGAATAGGAACCAGATCTTCATGCTGTGTTCGATAGCCGCCACCAACAACACACGCCATCGGAATAGATTCTGATTTCGCTAAGCCGATCATCAAGCAGTCGCGTTCAAATATGCCTTGAGTAGACACATTCAAATAGCCCAGTTCATCGTCTTGATGGATGTCGATACCCGCATCATAGATGATGAGATCAGGTTGATGATGGGCAATCGCCAGCTTGGTCACTTGTTCGAAACACCTTAGAAACTCTTCATCTTCAGTTTCACGGCTTAATGGCACATCTAAATCCGATAATGGCTTTCGTGCAGGGAAGTTTTTATCACAATGGAAAGACAGAGTAATAATCTCATCGCTGTCTTGGCAAAGCGTCGCTGTACCATCGCCATGGTGAACATCACTATCGACAATCAACACTTTATCTATGTGCTCAAAGGTCAACGCTCGCTTCGCTGCCAGCACAAGATCATTCAACAGACAAAAGCCACTACCAAAGTCATGATGCGCGTGATGGTATCCACCACTCAAATGAATCGCTAAACCACTCTCTATCGCCATTTCTGCGGCCAAGCAAGTTCCCCCGCTAGAATAGAGCGTTCTTTCAATAAGTTGCTCACTCCACGGAAAGCCGATACGCCTCATCTTTGCCGCAGGCAGGTTTCCAGAAACAAGCAAATCCACATACTCGCTATTGTGTACCTGTTTTACTTGCTCAACCGAAACGGGCGTTGGTTGGAACACTTCAAACCTGCTCTTCCACAAGGGTTCGCTATCCATTAGCGCCTCAACAGCACTGTGTAACAACTGATATTTGTTAATCGGATAACGGTGACCTTCAGGTAAAGGCAGTTGCGAGTAGATTGGGTGGTAAATTAAAGGAATCATAATCAAGTTAATTGCGTATCTTTCTCAAAATCATAACAGTCTCAGCCTTGGCGACAACCTTAATTAATGATAATGATTATCACTACAAAACTTTCAACAAGAGACGGCAATGAAAAACGTAATACTCATCCTTGGGGTGATCTGCGGCTCGATGGCTGCAGTAATGATTTTTGTAGGAATGCTAATGGCCAGTTGGTGGACCGTTGATTTTCTCGTGTTAAGCCATCAAACTTAACTAATTGAACTGAAAAGGAATCACCATGAGCGTTATTTTTATTACTGGAGCGAACCGCGGCATTGGCTTAAGTTTGACTCAACAATACTTGAAAGGTAATCACAAGGTGTACGCAACTTACCGTGACGCCTCATCAGCAAAAGAACTGCTCTCACTCGCAGACCACAACAGCAACCTAACCTGCATTCAGTTAGAAATAACCGATTACCAAGCGGTGAGCCAACTTCCCTCTCAAATTCCGTCGATTGATATCTTGATTAACAACGCTGGCTACTATGGTCCTAAAGGCTACGGACTGGGTAACACCGATGTCGAAGAGTGGCGACGTGTTTTTGAAGTCAATACGATTGCGCCATTGAAGCTTGTCGAAACGCTATTACCTGTTCTAGAAAACAGTGACGTGAAAAAGGTAGCTTGCTTGTCTTCTCGAGTAGGCAGCATGACAGAGAACACCTCTGGTGGTGGCTACATCTATCGTTCCTCTAAAGCGGCTCTTAACTCCGTTGTGAAGAGTTTAAGCAACGACCTAACCGATGGTGGCTTTACTGTGTTAGCGCTGCACCCAGGCTGGGTACAGACTGAAATGGGCGGGCCCAATGCTCTAATCGATACAGACACTTCGGCATCAGGCCTTATCAAAGTCATCGAACCTGCCAATACCGAAGTAAGTGGTCACTTCTTCAATTTCGATGGCACCGAGATAGACTGGTAGGCTCCCCATGAATCATCGCCTTCTTGCAAATTTACTGCGACGTTCGCCACTGGTTTTGTTAACCGTGGTGCTCGGTGGGTGTTTTGGGGAAGGCCCTGGAGACTTATTTGACGACTATCAAACTAAAATAGCCAGGGTACAAGACGCTGATGAGATCAAAGAGAACTGGGAGTTTGAGGCGTTACCAAGAAAGCGAGAGCTGTTACTGGATATACCTTCGCTCTCTATCGGACTCATCGACAGCTACCAGCTTCGTCAGTGTGGGTTATTTAATCTAATTGCCGAGAGAAATTCAGTACTCGGAAAAGTCGCGGACGAGTTCCGAAATTATGATTATCAGGGCGCTCTACTGGAAGGTGTGGGGCAATGTTTAGCTAATCACAAGCTAGACCCAGAGATCGTAGAATTACTAAAAGAAATTGAGCAACAGAAACTCGCACAGTTTCCGCTACATCAATGGAATCTCATCTATGCCAGTGATGCCATGCAGTCGCAAATGCGGGGGAGTCAGTGGTTGCGTGCGGATATTGGCGATCAAGTAAGACAGACAAGCGACGCCCTAAAACATATTAATCAAGCGTTAAACACGTCGCTCGTTTCGGGTAAAACCATTGAGGTGCAAGAAGTACTGGAGAAGAGTTCTACGCTTGGAGATTTGTACTACTCGCTCGCTCGTGCTTCGGCAGAATTGGATACCATTACTAAGCAACTCACCACCTTTGATGCCAATATCATCTGTGGTAAGCAACGAGACACCACTAAATTTCGTTATCTCAACAACGTCTTCGAACAACAGTATATTGGCAAGGTTCAGCCTTACATGGCTCAGCTGGATGGCTACTATCAGCAGTTAGCATCGCAGCTTGTTATGTTTGATGCTCAGCCAGAACTTCACAGCTATTATTTTCCCATCAAAGATACGCACCAAGCCTTTCGCACATCAACTCGCCGCCATGTGGACTATTGGCAGCAACTGTTTAAACGTTGTGGGCGTAAAGTCGGACGTTAATCCTAACCTCAATAAGTCTTAGCTTTTAGTGCCCTTTTTAGCGGAAGAGCCTTTCTTAGCATACGTACCTTTGTTGGCATAAGACTTCTTAGCACCGCCACCTTTACGACGTTTAAACGCTGGTCTTTCGACTTTAGGAAGGTAGCGGAGTGATTCAGGCACTTCCCCTGTTTTCACTGTCCCCATTAAGCCATCAATCTTGCTTTCTAGCGCTTGCATGAAAGGTTGGTACGCTTGATTTCGTTCAGCCATGCCTTGTAACTGATGCTCCCAGTGTGCCGTCATGTCAGGAAAGGTAGAGTCCTCCGGTAGAGCATGAATCAAGCCTCTACCCGCAGGGCTACTATGTATACTCTTACCTTGACGCGTTAGCAGTTGTCTTTTGAAAAGGGTATCTAGAATGCCTGCCCGGGTTGCTTCTGTGCCAAGGCCATCGGTCTCTTTCAAAATGGCTTTGAGGTCTTTGTTCGCAACAAAACGCGCGATACCTGTCATCGCTTGAAGCAAGGTCGCTTCAGTAAAATGTTTTGGTGGCTCAGTTTTTTTATCACCAGTCACGCCTTCACGACACGTCAACACAGTCCCTTTATCCAATGGAGGAACCGTATCCGTGCCATCACCTTTCTCTTCGGTGTCCGTTTTGCCCATCAACACTTTCCAACCTGGGTTGATAAGCTGACGTCCTTTCGCAATGAACACGCCACCAGCGATATCAAAGACTAGCTTAGCATCGGCAAAAACCGCAGGTGGGTAGAACTGCATTAGATACTGACGAGCGATTTGCTGATAGATTTTCATCTCATTGGCAGATAAACCATTCACCGATGACTTCTTCGGTGTTGGGATTATTGCGTGGTGAGCATCCACCTTACTGTCGTTCCATGCTTTTGATTTAAGAGAAAGGTCCGCACCTTGAGCGCCACTTTGCAGCTCTTTCGCATTGTTAGCGATAGCATCAACGATCGATTCTCGCTGCGAGTAGTGCTCTTTAGGTAGATAGCGGCTATCAGAACGCGGGTAAGTGATGAGTTTGTGTTTCTCGTACAAAGACTGACAAGTGTCTAACACCTGCTGAGCACTCATACCAAAACGCTTAGACGCATCAATCTGCAAAGCTGACAGCGAGTAAGGCAGTGGCGCAGCTTGTTTACTTTGCTTTTGCTCTGATTCCGTCACCGTCGCGGGTTGATTCGCAATTCGCTGAGCAACGTTCTCAACCAGCTTTCGATTGAGCACGCGTCCTTCTTCATCTTGCCACGGCTTACACGCTTCACTTGGTTTCCAACGAGCACGAATATCAAAACTCTGACCGTTGTTTTGGTAAGGGATCAAAGCATGCAAAGTGAAGTAATCCTTTGGAATGAAGTTTTCGATCTCTTCATCACGCCTCACCACTAAACCAAGTACAGGTGTTTGTACTCGCCCTACCGACAACACGCCTTGGTAGCCAGCCTTTTGACCAAGCAAGGTATAAGCTCGGGTCATGTTCATGCCATACAGCCAATCGGCTCTAGAGCGTGCCAATGCAGAAATAGACAGTGGAATAAAGTCACGGTTACTGCGCATTTGAGAAAGCGCACGCTTCACAGCAGGTAAGTTCAAG includes:
- a CDS encoding histone deacetylase family protein; this translates as MIPLIYHPIYSQLPLPEGHRYPINKYQLLHSAVEALMDSEPLWKSRFEVFQPTPVSVEQVKQVHNSEYVDLLVSGNLPAAKMRRIGFPWSEQLIERTLYSSGGTCLAAEMAIESGLAIHLSGGYHHAHHDFGSGFCLLNDLVLAAKRALTFEHIDKVLIVDSDVHHGDGTATLCQDSDEIITLSFHCDKNFPARKPLSDLDVPLSRETEDEEFLRCFEQVTKLAIAHHQPDLIIYDAGIDIHQDDELGYLNVSTQGIFERDCLMIGLAKSESIPMACVVGGGYRTQHEDLVPIHMQLLKAAHHAYD
- a CDS encoding SDR family oxidoreductase; translation: MSVIFITGANRGIGLSLTQQYLKGNHKVYATYRDASSAKELLSLADHNSNLTCIQLEITDYQAVSQLPSQIPSIDILINNAGYYGPKGYGLGNTDVEEWRRVFEVNTIAPLKLVETLLPVLENSDVKKVACLSSRVGSMTENTSGGGYIYRSSKAALNSVVKSLSNDLTDGGFTVLALHPGWVQTEMGGPNALIDTDTSASGLIKVIEPANTEVSGHFFNFDGTEIDW
- a CDS encoding methyl-accepting chemotaxis protein — translated: MNLTDKERSWLKWFGATGKLAMRRAYFLNRSRTEELEQTFESIAHTRVQLLHNWVKNQWDFLEDSAVYLASRTEEQAESTLSSLLKRGTDFSELAIVDSKGVAQASSYHDHIGATLADKKALVEGASKRYLHGPYMDPRTLNVGASSSSFHDQVTLMFYVPFSRDEGTQQFLCGRVPNDVIGDIIQREAGHIYSESGDNYIFMVDSLHDPQIQPGVALSRSRFEDNTFSHGENLKQGIHTDWGTVKIQQHTEFEIRFTDPATNQLHPGVRETIKNGSNLFIGYPGYSDYRHIPVIGKGITFQLDGSPDTFGMMCESDLEEVYRDRSLSYTLSKHFIGCMLLPLSVPLLLAHFYTLTPLLYSGVMFVCALLALGLFRLVSAKPLANKVYEMTGVMQTLAEGDGNLSRRLDPTTFSHNELGNLGRWTNSFIDNLDSTVSDLIHASHEVREVSESMFRRSVVMKQTSDDASLALSNMLDLSQYQQSEITHATVSATQMDTVMKKAVLNAEKEYNQSVEGMEIVRNIVESSAHSVNEVNNEMTKVSDIIDIITDITAQTNLLALNAAIESARAGEHGRGFSVVASEVRTLADRTSQAANHISDLMKELHTKSRSAVESMERGVENVSKGNLTVDSNARSEQIQAAVADLFTTMSNLDENSQKNGQTADKAQRSISDLQLSTKQLARRVSLMGNALSRLDQLIGRFEVSRKVA
- a CDS encoding DNA topoisomerase III is translated as MSRLIIAEKPSLGRAIAAALPNPQKKDQGFIKCGNGDVVTWCIGHLLEQVEPDAYDDRYKKWNLADLPIVPEQWQLRPRKTSSKQLTVIRKLLKDATQIVHAGDPDREGQLLVDEVIDYCKVSKAKKESMDRLLISDLNLPAVKRALSQMRSNRDFIPLSISALARSRADWLYGMNMTRAYTLLGQKAGYQGVLSVGRVQTPVLGLVVRRDEEIENFIPKDYFTLHALIPYQNNGQSFDIRARWKPSEACKPWQDEEGRVLNRKLVENVAQRIANQPATVTESEQKQSKQAAPLPYSLSALQIDASKRFGMSAQQVLDTCQSLYEKHKLITYPRSDSRYLPKEHYSQRESIVDAIANNAKELQSGAQGADLSLKSKAWNDSKVDAHHAIIPTPKKSSVNGLSANEMKIYQQIARQYLMQFYPPAVFADAKLVFDIAGGVFIAKGRQLINPGWKVLMGKTDTEEKGDGTDTVPPLDKGTVLTCREGVTGDKKTEPPKHFTEATLLQAMTGIARFVANKDLKAILKETDGLGTEATRAGILDTLFKRQLLTRQGKSIHSSPAGRGLIHALPEDSTFPDMTAHWEHQLQGMAERNQAYQPFMQALESKIDGLMGTVKTGEVPESLRYLPKVERPAFKRRKGGGAKKSYANKGTYAKKGSSAKKGTKS
- a CDS encoding DUF3080 domain-containing protein — encoded protein: MNHRLLANLLRRSPLVLLTVVLGGCFGEGPGDLFDDYQTKIARVQDADEIKENWEFEALPRKRELLLDIPSLSIGLIDSYQLRQCGLFNLIAERNSVLGKVADEFRNYDYQGALLEGVGQCLANHKLDPEIVELLKEIEQQKLAQFPLHQWNLIYASDAMQSQMRGSQWLRADIGDQVRQTSDALKHINQALNTSLVSGKTIEVQEVLEKSSTLGDLYYSLARASAELDTITKQLTTFDANIICGKQRDTTKFRYLNNVFEQQYIGKVQPYMAQLDGYYQQLASQLVMFDAQPELHSYYFPIKDTHQAFRTSTRRHVDYWQQLFKRCGRKVGR
- a CDS encoding DUF3413 domain-containing protein; protein product: MVDSANSYSDRVSRLVGWGHWFAFFNIIAAMLIGTRYITQSAWPETLLGQFYLAASWVGHFGFLVFALYLLVLFPLTFILPSRKLLRLVAVCFATIGLTVLLIDTQTYQNINLHLTPVVWEVLFSGEESAFTSDLQHLFIVMPFIFLLQLGLSEWVWRKQRKLSHKHIGRPITAVFFLCFISSHLTYMWADAYFYNPITSQKANFPLSYPMTAKSFMEKHGLLDREEYLERLEANKENVNLVSYPLEKIQYNRRSDDLNILMVSVNNLRADALNATAMPNSYAYAQQSINFTNHYSSSNDMFGIFGLFYGLPSSYASSIEAQGSSAVLLDVLDNHDYKFAAFSGDNFSDSLYSDIIFRGRDVMPEQATYDDQSAIKAWSDWIQSPQAKRPWFNFIELTTLDNFASYDSSSESDSTLTTAERFAADYQKSATAADAQLATIYAELERLELADNTVVIITSNHGTEFNETKTNSWGANSNYSRYQLQVPLFISWPGKSASEYTHRSSHLDVSVTLMQELLGVSSNPTDFSSGRSLFNERKRKWILAGDSRELALVTDKQTTVLDKFGNYKLYDQNYKRLKNVSPRLPVLMQGLTELQRFYTKND